Proteins co-encoded in one Neofelis nebulosa isolate mNeoNeb1 chromosome 2, mNeoNeb1.pri, whole genome shotgun sequence genomic window:
- the MEGF6 gene encoding multiple epidermal growth factor-like domains protein 6 isoform X1, whose protein sequence is MPVLPEATAAGRAVALALALVLLLPAGPAGALPRLQPGMPHVCAEQELTLVGRTQPCVQAFSRTVPVWKPGCGRQAWCVSHERRTIYYTGHRQVYAMEVQTVFRCCPGWSQQPGDQGCLSPRCSAGFCFNGGHCAPSSVQLCRCPRGFQGPRCQYDVDECQVHNGGCQHSCVNTPGSYVCECKPGFRLHADGRTCLAINSCALGNGGCQHKCVQLTVTQHRCQCRPDFQLQEDGKRCVRRNPCADRNGGCAHTCQVRRGLAHCECHAGFLLGADRRSCEDVDECATGQARCAHGCLNTRGSYKCVCHPGYELGADGRQCYRIEMEIVNSCEAGNGGCSHGCSHSSAGPLCSCPRGYELDQDQKTCIDVDDCADSPCCQQVCSNSPGGYECGCYAGYRLSADGCGCEDVDECASGRGGCEHHCANLAGSFQCSCEAGFRLDEDRRGCAPLEVPEADLDGQLPFVRPLPHIAVLQDELPHLFQDDYVGAQEEAAAVEARGEHTLLEKFVCLDASFGQDCSLTCDDCRNGATCLPGLDGCDCPEGWTGLICNETCPPDTFGRNCSSSCSCQNGGTCHPATGACRCPPGVSGAHCEDGCPKGFYGKQCHKKCHCANRGRCHRLYGACLCDPGLYGRFCHLACPPWAFGPGCSEECQCEQRNALACDRRDGSCSCKAGFRGERCQDECEPGFFGPGCLQACACPQGVACDPVSGQCGKQCPAGYWGKDCDQECPEGTFGVNCSGSCSCGGAPCDRVTGQCQCPPGRTGDDCGADCPEGRWGLGCQEICPACEHGAICEPGTGACLCRPGYTGSRCQDACPAGWFGTGCQLRCSCANDGHCHPVTGHCSCAPGWTGLSCQRACDSGHWGPNCSHTCSCSVGHGSCDAVSGLCACEAGYAGPQCEQRCPQGYFGPGCGRRCQCEHGAACDHVSGACTCPAGWRGTFCERACPAGFFGLDCRGVCDCVAGASCDSVSGSCLCPAGRRGPRCAQACPAHSYGHNCSQACTCFNGASCDPVHGQCRCGPGWLGPTCLEACPSDLYGENCQHSCLCQHGGTCDPVSGHCTCPEGWGGPACEEECLPGRFGAGCQHSCKCLNGGLCDRYSGRCLCPAGWTGDECQSPCAEGTFGAHCEERCACRRGATCHHVTGACLCPPGWRGSQCENACPRGRFGKDCGQRCQCPPGSACHHVTGECRCPAGLTGPSCEQACPPGTFGERCGQKCRCPSENQTCHPALGTCTCAAGYHGSGCRQRCPPGRFGPGCEQPCGCLHGGSCDAATGACLCPAGFLGADCSLACPQGRFGPGCARVCRCGQGAACDPVNGSCTCPPGRTGLHCEHGCPRNRFGISCEHACSCRNGGLCHATNGSCSCGLGWTGPRCELACPPGRYGAACRLECSCQNNGTCEPATGACRCGPGFYGQACQHPCPPGFHGAGCQVACECQHGASCHPVSGQCLCPAGFHGQLCERAGCEAGSFGEGCRQHCDCEAGAPCDPVTGQCLCPPGRTGATCDRDCRPGFFGPGCALRCSCGAGAGCDPVNGQCHCVDGYTGPTCQQAALQPASDGPAPGLSSRAQKH, encoded by the exons ATGTGGATGAGTGCCAGGTGCACAATGGCGGCTGCCAGCACAGCTGTGTGAACACGCCAGGCTCCTACGTCTGTGAGTGCAAGCCCGGATTCCGGCTCCACGCGGACGGCAGGACCTGTTTGG CCATCAACTCTTGTGCCCTGGGGAATGGCGGCTGCCAGCACAAGTGTGTCCAGCTCACGGTGACACAGCACCGCTGCCAGTGCCGCCCCGACTTCCAGCTCCAGGAGGACGGGAAACGCTGTGTCC GGAGAAACCCATGCGCGGACCGGAACGGCGGCTGCGCTCACACGTGCCAGGTGCGCCGGGGGCTCGCCCACTGTGAATGCCACGCGGGCTTCCTGTTGGGGGCGGACCGCAGGTCCTGCGAAG ATGTAGACGAATGTGCCACAGGGCAGGCGCGGTGTGCCCACGGCTGCCTCAACACCCGGGGGTCCTATAAGTGCGTGTGCCACCCCGGCTATGAGCTGGGCGCTGATGGCCGACAGTGCTACC GGATCGAGATGGAGATCGTGAACAGCTGTGAGGCCGGCAACGGGGGCTGCTCCCACGGCTGCAGCCACAGCAGCGCGGGGCCCCTGTGCAGCTGCCCCCGTGGCTACGAGCTGGACCAGGACCAGAAGACGTGCATCG ACGTGGACGACTGTGCGGACTCGCCGTGCTGTCAGCAGGTCTGCAGCAACAGCCCCGGGGGGTACGAGTGTGGCTGCTACGCCGGCTACCGGCTCAGCGCCGACGGCTGCGGCTGCGAGG ACGTGGACGAGTGCGCGTCCGGCCGCGGCGGCTGTGAGCACCACTGCGCCAACCTGGCCGGCTCCTTCCAGTGCTCCTGTGAGGCCGGCTTCCGGCTGGACGAGGACCGTCGAGGCTGTGCCC CCCTGGAGGTACCCGAGGCCGACCTGGACGGCCAGCTGCCCTTCGTGCGGCCCCTCCCACACATCGCGGTGCTCCAGGACGAGCTGCCCCACCTCTTCCAAGATGACTACGTGGGGGCGCAGGAGGAGGCAGCAGCGGTGGAGGCCCGGGGCGAGCACACACTGTTGGAGAAGTTCG TGTGCCTGGACGCCTCCTTCGGCCAGGACTGCAGTCTCACCTGTGATGACTGCAGGAACGGGGCCACCTGCCTCCCGGGCCTGGACGGCTGTGACTGCCCTGAGGGCTGGACCGGGCTCATCTGCAATGAGA CTTGTCCCCCAGACACATTTGGGAGGAACTGTAGCTCGTCCTGCAGCTGTCAGAACGGGGGGACCTGCCACCCCGCAACGGGGGCCTGCCGCTGCCCCCCTGGCGTCTCTGGAGCCCACTGTGAGGACG gctGCCCCAAGGGCTTCTACGGCAAGCAGTGTCACAAGAAGTGCCACTGTGCCAATCGTGGCCGGTGCCACCGCCTCTACGGGGCCTGCCTCTGCGACCCGGGGCTCTACGGCCGTTTCTGCCACCTGG CCTGTCCTCCGTGGGCCTTCGGGCCGGGCTGCTCGGAGGAGTGTCAGTGCGAGCAGCGGAACGCGCTTGCGTGCGACCGGAGAGACGGCAGCTGTTCCTGCAAAGCGGGCTTCAGGGGCGAGCGGTGTCAGGACG AGTGCGAGCCAGGCTTCTTTGGGCCCGGGTGCCTGCAGGCATGTGCCTGCCCTCAGGGCGTGGCCTGTGACCCCGTCAGCGGCCAGTGTGGGAAGCAGTGTCCCGCCGGCTACTGGGGGAAGGACTGTGACCAAG AGTGCCCGGAGGGGACGTTCGGTGTGAACTGCTCGGGCTCCTGCTCCTGTGGGGGGGCACCCTGCGACCGGGTCACGGGGCAATGCCAGTGCCCTCCAGGGAGGACTGGGGACGATTGTGGGGCAG ATTGTCCCGAAGGCCGCTGGGGGCTGGGCTGCCAGGAGATCTGCCCTGCGTGTGAGCACGGTGCCATCTGTGAGCCCGGGACCGGAGCCTGCCTGTGCCGCCCCGGCTACACAGGCAGCCGCTGCCAGGACG CGTGCCCGGCGGGCTGGTTTGGGACCGGCTGCCAGCTGAGGTGCTCCTGTGCCAATGACGGGCACTGCCACCCGGTGACCGGACATTGCAGCTGTGCCCCCGGGTGGACCGGCCTCAGCTGCCAGAGAG CCTGCGACAGCGGCCACTGGGGACCCAACTGCAGCCACACCTGCAGCTGCAGTGTAGGCCACGGGAGTTGCGATGCGGTCAGCGGCCTGTGTGCGTGTGAGGCTGGCTACGCGGGCCCGCAGTGCGAGCAGC GGTGTCCCCAGGGCTACTTTGGGCCGGGCTGCGGGCGGCGGTGCCAGTGTGAGCACGGGGCAGCTTGTGACCACGTCAGCGGGGCTTGCACCTGCCCGGCCGGCTGGAGGGGAACCTTCTGTGAACGCG CCTGCCCGGCGGGCTTCTTCGGACTGGATTGCCGTGGCGTCTGTGACTGTGTCGCCGGAGCCTCCTGTGACTCCGTGAGCGGCTCTTGCCTCTGCCCTGCCGGCCGCCGGGGCCCCCGCTGTGCCCAGG CCTGCCCAGCCCACTCCTACGGACACAACTGCAGCCAAGCCTGCACCTGCTTCAACGGGGCCTCCTGTGACCCTGTCCACGGACAGTGCCGCTGTGGCCCTGGCTGGCTGGGCCCCACTTGCCTGGAGG CCTGCCCCTCAGACCTCTACGGCGAGAACTGTCAACATTCCTGCCTTTGCCAGCACGGGGGCACCTGTGACCCTGTCTCAGGCCACTGCACGTGCCCAGAGGGCTGGGGTGGCCCAGCCTGTGAGGAGG AATGTCTCCCGGGACGCTTCGGGGCTGGTTGCCAACACAGTTGCAAGTGCCTCAACGGTGGCCTCTGTGACCGGTACTCAGGCCGCTGCCTCTGCCCAGCCGGCTGGACCGGGGACGAGTGTCAGAGCC CCTGTGCCGAAGGCACGTTTGGGGCTCACTGCGAGGAGCGCTGTGCCTGCCGGCGGGGAGCCACCTGTCACCACGTCACAGGGGCCTGCCTCTGCCCCCCGGGATGGAGGGGCTCGCAGTGTGAGAACG CCTGCCCGCGTGGCCGGTTCGGAAAGGACTGTGGCCAGCGCTGCCAGTGCCCGCCGGGCTCCGCCTGCCACCACGTCACCGGGGAGTGTCGCTGTCCAGCGGGCCTCACGGGGCCCAGCTGCGAGCAGG CCTGCCCGCCAGGCACCTTTGGGGAGCGCTGTGGGCAGAAGTGCCGTTGTCCCAGCGAGAACCAGACCTGCCACCCCGCCCTGGGGACCTGCACGTGTGCCGCTGGCTACCACGGCTCCGGCTGCCGGCAGC GGTGCCCCCCTGGGCGGTTTGGACCCGGCTGTGAGCAGCCGTGCGGGTGTCTCCACGGGGGCTCCTGTGATGCGGCCACCGgggcctgcctctgccctgctggaTTCCTTGGGGCCGACTGCAGCCTGG CCTGTCCACAGGGCCGCTTCGGTCCTGGCTGTGCGCGTGTGTGCAGGTGTGGGCAGGGAGCGGCCTGCGACCCCGTGAATGGCAGCTGCACCTGTCCCCCAGGGAGGACCGGCCTCCACTGTGAGCACG GCTGCCCTCGGAACCGGTTTGGCATAAGCTGTGAGCACGCGTGCTCCTGCAGAAACGGGGGCCTGTGCCACGCCACCAACGGCAGTTGTTCCTGTGGCCTGGGCTGGACGGGGCCGCGGTGTGAGCTGG CCTGCCCTCCCGGTCGCTACGGTGCCGCCTGCCGCCTGGAGTGCTCATGCCAGAACAACGGCACCTGTGAGCCCGCCACGGGCGCCTGCCGCTGCGGCCCCGGCTTCTACGGCCAGGCCTGCCAGCACC CCTGTCCCCCTGGCTTCCACGGGGCTGGCTGCCAGGTGGCGTGTgagtgtcagcacggagcctcctgCCACCCCGTCAGCGGCCAGTGTCTCTGCCCCGCCGGCTTCCACGGCCAGCTCTGTGAGAGGG CAGGGTGTGAAGCAGGCTCATTTGGAGAGGGCTGCCGCCAGCACTGTGACTGCGAGGCCGGGGCACCCTGCGACCCCGTCACCGGCCAGTGCCTTTGCCCCCCAGGGCGCACAGGGGCCACCTGTGACCGTG ACTGCAGACCGGGCTTCTTTGGGCCAGGCTGTGCCTTGCGCTGTAGCTGCGGAGCTGGGGCTGGTTGTGACCCCGTCAATGGGCAGTGCCACTGCGTGGACGGCTACACTGGGCCCACCTGCCAGCAAG CGGCCTTGCAACCGGCCTCTGATGGACCAGCACCTGGGCTCAGCAGCAGGGCACAGAAACACTAG
- the MEGF6 gene encoding multiple epidermal growth factor-like domains protein 6 isoform X2, producing MPVLPEATAAGRAVALALALVLLLPAGPAGALPRLQPGMPHVCAEQELTLVGRTQPCVQAFSRTVPVWKPGCGRQAWCVSHERRTIYYTGHRQVYAMEVQTVFRCCPGWSQQPGDQGCLSPRCSAGFCFNGGHCAPSSVQLCRCPRGFQGPRCQYDVDECQVHNGGCQHSCVNTPGSYVCECKPGFRLHADGRTCLAINSCALGNGGCQHKCVQLTVTQHRCQCRPDFQLQEDGKRCVRRNPCADRNGGCAHTCQVRRGLAHCECHAGFLLGADRRSCEDVDECATGQARCAHGCLNTRGSYKCVCHPGYELGADGRQCYRIEMEIVNSCEAGNGGCSHGCSHSSAGPLCSCPRGYELDQDQKTCIDVDDCADSPCCQQVCSNSPGGYECGCYAGYRLSADGCGCEDVDECASGRGGCEHHCANLAGSFQCSCEAGFRLDEDRRGCAPLEVPEADLDGQLPFVRPLPHIAVLQDELPHLFQDDYVGAQEEAAAVEARGEHTLLEKFVCLDASFGQDCSLTCDDCRNGATCLPGLDGCDCPEGWTGLICNETCPPDTFGRNCSSSCSCQNGGTCHPATGACRCPPGVSGAHCEDGCPKGFYGKQCHKKCHCANRGRCHRLYGACLCDPGLYGRFCHLACPPWAFGPGCSEECQCEQRNALACDRRDGSCSCKAGFRGERCQDECEPGFFGPGCLQACACPQGVACDPVSGQCGKQCPAGYWGKDCDQECPEGTFGVNCSGSCSCGGAPCDRVTGQCQCPPGRTGDDCGADCPEGRWGLGCQEICPACEHGAICEPGTGACLCRPGYTGSRCQDACPAGWFGTGCQLRCSCANDGHCHPVTGHCSCAPGWTGLSCQRACDSGHWGPNCSHTCSCSVGHGSCDAVSGLCACEAGYAGPQCEQRCPQGYFGPGCGRRCQCEHGAACDHVSGACTCPAGWRGTFCERACPAGFFGLDCRGVCDCVAGASCDSVSGSCLCPAGRRGPRCAQACPAHSYGHNCSQACTCFNGASCDPVHGQCRCGPGWLGPTCLEACPSDLYGENCQHSCLCQHGGTCDPVSGHCTCPEGWGGPACEEECLPGRFGAGCQHSCKCLNGGLCDRYSGRCLCPAGWTGDECQSPCAEGTFGAHCEERCACRRGATCHHVTGACLCPPGWRGSQCENACPRGRFGKDCGQRCQCPPGSACHHVTGECRCPAGLTGPSCEQACPPGTFGERCGQKCRCPSENQTCHPALGTCTCAAGYHGSGCRQRCPPGRFGPGCEQPCGCLHGGSCDAATGACLCPAGFLGADCSLACPQGRFGPGCARVCRCGQGAACDPVNGSCTCPPGRTGLHCEHGCPRNRFGISCEHACSCRNGGLCHATNGSCSCGLGWTGPRCELACPPGRYGAACRLECSCQNNGTCEPATGACRCGPGFYGQACQHPCPPGFHGAGCQVACECQHGASCHPVSGQCLCPAGFHGQLCERGCEAGSFGEGCRQHCDCEAGAPCDPVTGQCLCPPGRTGATCDRDCRPGFFGPGCALRCSCGAGAGCDPVNGQCHCVDGYTGPTCQQAALQPASDGPAPGLSSRAQKH from the exons ATGTGGATGAGTGCCAGGTGCACAATGGCGGCTGCCAGCACAGCTGTGTGAACACGCCAGGCTCCTACGTCTGTGAGTGCAAGCCCGGATTCCGGCTCCACGCGGACGGCAGGACCTGTTTGG CCATCAACTCTTGTGCCCTGGGGAATGGCGGCTGCCAGCACAAGTGTGTCCAGCTCACGGTGACACAGCACCGCTGCCAGTGCCGCCCCGACTTCCAGCTCCAGGAGGACGGGAAACGCTGTGTCC GGAGAAACCCATGCGCGGACCGGAACGGCGGCTGCGCTCACACGTGCCAGGTGCGCCGGGGGCTCGCCCACTGTGAATGCCACGCGGGCTTCCTGTTGGGGGCGGACCGCAGGTCCTGCGAAG ATGTAGACGAATGTGCCACAGGGCAGGCGCGGTGTGCCCACGGCTGCCTCAACACCCGGGGGTCCTATAAGTGCGTGTGCCACCCCGGCTATGAGCTGGGCGCTGATGGCCGACAGTGCTACC GGATCGAGATGGAGATCGTGAACAGCTGTGAGGCCGGCAACGGGGGCTGCTCCCACGGCTGCAGCCACAGCAGCGCGGGGCCCCTGTGCAGCTGCCCCCGTGGCTACGAGCTGGACCAGGACCAGAAGACGTGCATCG ACGTGGACGACTGTGCGGACTCGCCGTGCTGTCAGCAGGTCTGCAGCAACAGCCCCGGGGGGTACGAGTGTGGCTGCTACGCCGGCTACCGGCTCAGCGCCGACGGCTGCGGCTGCGAGG ACGTGGACGAGTGCGCGTCCGGCCGCGGCGGCTGTGAGCACCACTGCGCCAACCTGGCCGGCTCCTTCCAGTGCTCCTGTGAGGCCGGCTTCCGGCTGGACGAGGACCGTCGAGGCTGTGCCC CCCTGGAGGTACCCGAGGCCGACCTGGACGGCCAGCTGCCCTTCGTGCGGCCCCTCCCACACATCGCGGTGCTCCAGGACGAGCTGCCCCACCTCTTCCAAGATGACTACGTGGGGGCGCAGGAGGAGGCAGCAGCGGTGGAGGCCCGGGGCGAGCACACACTGTTGGAGAAGTTCG TGTGCCTGGACGCCTCCTTCGGCCAGGACTGCAGTCTCACCTGTGATGACTGCAGGAACGGGGCCACCTGCCTCCCGGGCCTGGACGGCTGTGACTGCCCTGAGGGCTGGACCGGGCTCATCTGCAATGAGA CTTGTCCCCCAGACACATTTGGGAGGAACTGTAGCTCGTCCTGCAGCTGTCAGAACGGGGGGACCTGCCACCCCGCAACGGGGGCCTGCCGCTGCCCCCCTGGCGTCTCTGGAGCCCACTGTGAGGACG gctGCCCCAAGGGCTTCTACGGCAAGCAGTGTCACAAGAAGTGCCACTGTGCCAATCGTGGCCGGTGCCACCGCCTCTACGGGGCCTGCCTCTGCGACCCGGGGCTCTACGGCCGTTTCTGCCACCTGG CCTGTCCTCCGTGGGCCTTCGGGCCGGGCTGCTCGGAGGAGTGTCAGTGCGAGCAGCGGAACGCGCTTGCGTGCGACCGGAGAGACGGCAGCTGTTCCTGCAAAGCGGGCTTCAGGGGCGAGCGGTGTCAGGACG AGTGCGAGCCAGGCTTCTTTGGGCCCGGGTGCCTGCAGGCATGTGCCTGCCCTCAGGGCGTGGCCTGTGACCCCGTCAGCGGCCAGTGTGGGAAGCAGTGTCCCGCCGGCTACTGGGGGAAGGACTGTGACCAAG AGTGCCCGGAGGGGACGTTCGGTGTGAACTGCTCGGGCTCCTGCTCCTGTGGGGGGGCACCCTGCGACCGGGTCACGGGGCAATGCCAGTGCCCTCCAGGGAGGACTGGGGACGATTGTGGGGCAG ATTGTCCCGAAGGCCGCTGGGGGCTGGGCTGCCAGGAGATCTGCCCTGCGTGTGAGCACGGTGCCATCTGTGAGCCCGGGACCGGAGCCTGCCTGTGCCGCCCCGGCTACACAGGCAGCCGCTGCCAGGACG CGTGCCCGGCGGGCTGGTTTGGGACCGGCTGCCAGCTGAGGTGCTCCTGTGCCAATGACGGGCACTGCCACCCGGTGACCGGACATTGCAGCTGTGCCCCCGGGTGGACCGGCCTCAGCTGCCAGAGAG CCTGCGACAGCGGCCACTGGGGACCCAACTGCAGCCACACCTGCAGCTGCAGTGTAGGCCACGGGAGTTGCGATGCGGTCAGCGGCCTGTGTGCGTGTGAGGCTGGCTACGCGGGCCCGCAGTGCGAGCAGC GGTGTCCCCAGGGCTACTTTGGGCCGGGCTGCGGGCGGCGGTGCCAGTGTGAGCACGGGGCAGCTTGTGACCACGTCAGCGGGGCTTGCACCTGCCCGGCCGGCTGGAGGGGAACCTTCTGTGAACGCG CCTGCCCGGCGGGCTTCTTCGGACTGGATTGCCGTGGCGTCTGTGACTGTGTCGCCGGAGCCTCCTGTGACTCCGTGAGCGGCTCTTGCCTCTGCCCTGCCGGCCGCCGGGGCCCCCGCTGTGCCCAGG CCTGCCCAGCCCACTCCTACGGACACAACTGCAGCCAAGCCTGCACCTGCTTCAACGGGGCCTCCTGTGACCCTGTCCACGGACAGTGCCGCTGTGGCCCTGGCTGGCTGGGCCCCACTTGCCTGGAGG CCTGCCCCTCAGACCTCTACGGCGAGAACTGTCAACATTCCTGCCTTTGCCAGCACGGGGGCACCTGTGACCCTGTCTCAGGCCACTGCACGTGCCCAGAGGGCTGGGGTGGCCCAGCCTGTGAGGAGG AATGTCTCCCGGGACGCTTCGGGGCTGGTTGCCAACACAGTTGCAAGTGCCTCAACGGTGGCCTCTGTGACCGGTACTCAGGCCGCTGCCTCTGCCCAGCCGGCTGGACCGGGGACGAGTGTCAGAGCC CCTGTGCCGAAGGCACGTTTGGGGCTCACTGCGAGGAGCGCTGTGCCTGCCGGCGGGGAGCCACCTGTCACCACGTCACAGGGGCCTGCCTCTGCCCCCCGGGATGGAGGGGCTCGCAGTGTGAGAACG CCTGCCCGCGTGGCCGGTTCGGAAAGGACTGTGGCCAGCGCTGCCAGTGCCCGCCGGGCTCCGCCTGCCACCACGTCACCGGGGAGTGTCGCTGTCCAGCGGGCCTCACGGGGCCCAGCTGCGAGCAGG CCTGCCCGCCAGGCACCTTTGGGGAGCGCTGTGGGCAGAAGTGCCGTTGTCCCAGCGAGAACCAGACCTGCCACCCCGCCCTGGGGACCTGCACGTGTGCCGCTGGCTACCACGGCTCCGGCTGCCGGCAGC GGTGCCCCCCTGGGCGGTTTGGACCCGGCTGTGAGCAGCCGTGCGGGTGTCTCCACGGGGGCTCCTGTGATGCGGCCACCGgggcctgcctctgccctgctggaTTCCTTGGGGCCGACTGCAGCCTGG CCTGTCCACAGGGCCGCTTCGGTCCTGGCTGTGCGCGTGTGTGCAGGTGTGGGCAGGGAGCGGCCTGCGACCCCGTGAATGGCAGCTGCACCTGTCCCCCAGGGAGGACCGGCCTCCACTGTGAGCACG GCTGCCCTCGGAACCGGTTTGGCATAAGCTGTGAGCACGCGTGCTCCTGCAGAAACGGGGGCCTGTGCCACGCCACCAACGGCAGTTGTTCCTGTGGCCTGGGCTGGACGGGGCCGCGGTGTGAGCTGG CCTGCCCTCCCGGTCGCTACGGTGCCGCCTGCCGCCTGGAGTGCTCATGCCAGAACAACGGCACCTGTGAGCCCGCCACGGGCGCCTGCCGCTGCGGCCCCGGCTTCTACGGCCAGGCCTGCCAGCACC CCTGTCCCCCTGGCTTCCACGGGGCTGGCTGCCAGGTGGCGTGTgagtgtcagcacggagcctcctgCCACCCCGTCAGCGGCCAGTGTCTCTGCCCCGCCGGCTTCCACGGCCAGCTCTGTGAGAGGG GGTGTGAAGCAGGCTCATTTGGAGAGGGCTGCCGCCAGCACTGTGACTGCGAGGCCGGGGCACCCTGCGACCCCGTCACCGGCCAGTGCCTTTGCCCCCCAGGGCGCACAGGGGCCACCTGTGACCGTG ACTGCAGACCGGGCTTCTTTGGGCCAGGCTGTGCCTTGCGCTGTAGCTGCGGAGCTGGGGCTGGTTGTGACCCCGTCAATGGGCAGTGCCACTGCGTGGACGGCTACACTGGGCCCACCTGCCAGCAAG CGGCCTTGCAACCGGCCTCTGATGGACCAGCACCTGGGCTCAGCAGCAGGGCACAGAAACACTAG